A window of Clavibacter phaseoli contains these coding sequences:
- a CDS encoding AAA family ATPase: MILLVGSQKGGAGKSTIATNLAAEYARQGSDVVLVDADVQRSSARWHADREAAGLTPAIACIEKLGNISGTLNDLNSRYGVVIVDVAGKDSKEMRTGMVVAHKMIVTVRPSQFDLDTLPHMSELVEQARDLNPGLDVRSLLTQVPTNPGVTERADSEDYLSDYPDLRPLQTVVFERKAYRDVIGEGRGVVEWSNPKARAEIQELAAEVTA; the protein is encoded by the coding sequence ATGATTCTTCTGGTCGGCAGTCAAAAGGGCGGCGCAGGGAAGTCGACGATCGCGACCAACCTCGCGGCCGAGTACGCCCGACAGGGGAGTGACGTGGTCCTCGTCGACGCCGACGTACAGCGCTCCTCCGCTCGATGGCACGCAGACCGCGAAGCCGCCGGCCTGACACCCGCCATCGCCTGCATCGAGAAGCTCGGCAACATCAGCGGCACCCTCAACGACCTCAACAGCAGGTACGGGGTCGTCATCGTCGACGTCGCAGGCAAGGACAGCAAGGAAATGCGCACCGGCATGGTCGTGGCGCACAAGATGATCGTTACGGTCCGGCCGTCCCAGTTCGATCTCGACACCCTGCCGCACATGAGCGAGCTCGTCGAACAGGCACGGGACCTCAACCCGGGGCTCGACGTCCGCAGTCTCCTGACACAGGTCCCCACCAACCCCGGCGTCACCGAACGAGCCGACTCCGAGGACTACCTCTCGGACTACCCGGACCTTCGACCCCTGCAGACCGTCGTCTTCGAACGGAAGGCCTACCGGGACGTCATCGGCGAGGGACGCGGTGTCGTCGAGTGGAGCAACCCCAAGGCACGTGCCGAGATCCAGGAACTCGCAGCGGAGGTGACGGCGTAA
- a CDS encoding ArsR/SmtB family transcription factor, translated as MPKRVDPPLPAEVGISVDALGSRVRVGLIRHLLAHGPKTRPELAREMELSSSMVAKNLDVLEELGVVTLDPPRSEPDRKPRRYVVQQERVDEMLKALTMALTGAL; from the coding sequence GTGCCCAAACGCGTCGACCCGCCCCTGCCCGCCGAAGTCGGCATCAGCGTCGACGCCCTGGGCAGCCGCGTGCGAGTGGGTCTGATCCGCCACCTACTGGCTCATGGGCCGAAGACGCGCCCGGAGCTGGCGCGTGAGATGGAGCTGTCGAGCTCCATGGTCGCGAAGAACCTGGACGTGCTCGAGGAGCTCGGAGTCGTGACGCTGGACCCTCCGCGCTCGGAGCCGGACCGGAAGCCGCGCCGCTACGTCGTGCAGCAGGAGCGCGTCGACGAGATGCTGAAGGCCTTGACGATGGCGTTGACTGGCGCCCTCTAG
- a CDS encoding ParA family protein produces the protein MTIRQATWTRAVSVLIGNPKGGTGKTPTALLLGGIIASIRGGSTAIVEFSDDPGALSYRAEGAPRLGVGELVRDVDTIRTAGQLTGYTAPQTSFANVIGSTGRRERLTGEAVVAVSRVIDEFYGIRVMDTGNQPTSSAFRGAVSVADVLVIPVLNAGDSVLEAIQLLEELREDGGHATELAQRVIAIRLTDGRPESDVVRDEVARLLREAGVQALFEIPYDAHIAERGQLTLGSLAPSTRDAFAAAAAAVVRILQEAVAPASDLTRKA, from the coding sequence ATGACGATCCGTCAGGCGACCTGGACCCGAGCGGTGTCAGTCTTGATCGGCAACCCGAAAGGCGGGACGGGCAAGACGCCGACAGCGCTCTTGCTCGGTGGCATCATCGCGTCGATCCGCGGAGGCTCGACGGCGATCGTCGAGTTCTCCGACGACCCTGGGGCCTTGAGCTACCGCGCCGAGGGCGCCCCGCGTCTTGGCGTGGGGGAGCTAGTGCGCGACGTGGACACGATCCGCACGGCGGGGCAGCTCACCGGGTACACGGCTCCGCAGACCTCGTTCGCGAACGTGATCGGATCCACGGGCCGGCGGGAGCGCCTGACAGGCGAGGCCGTCGTCGCGGTGTCGCGCGTCATTGACGAGTTCTACGGCATCCGCGTGATGGACACCGGGAACCAGCCGACCTCGTCGGCGTTCCGTGGTGCCGTGTCTGTCGCGGACGTCCTGGTGATCCCGGTGCTGAACGCCGGCGACTCGGTGTTGGAGGCGATCCAGCTCCTCGAGGAGCTGCGTGAGGACGGCGGCCACGCGACCGAGCTCGCACAGCGGGTGATCGCCATCCGGCTCACCGACGGCCGCCCTGAGAGCGATGTCGTCCGAGACGAGGTTGCGCGGCTCCTCCGCGAGGCGGGCGTGCAGGCGCTGTTCGAGATCCCATACGACGCGCACATCGCCGAGCGCGGCCAACTCACCCTGGGTTCGCTCGCGCCGTCCACCCGCGACGCTTTCGCGGCGGCCGCGGCGGCGGTCGTCCGCATCCTGCAGGAGGCCGTCGCCCCTGCATCCGACCTCACCCGGAAGGCCTGA
- a CDS encoding ATP/GTP-binding protein, which produces MSSTTNTPSTPPWYANVPGLRFLAPPTIARDTDASTPGSSDAGIEVAPFDLPGGQLRLSPRAASGGWYAPRLTGSPTTTKQAEILNTAVIGNPTGDEGVVNGRDNLSQSMISFDAPTAYNTAPERLISSPNVIVLGTVGYGKSSLTKTVGVARPLGLAHRRAVVFDKKDEGGAGEYTGMAHHLGAEPLRFDPAGGGVRLNLLDPLIMRGSGLQGQMELINAVARIARNDVAATEWEEKATRFALRQMYADHETSTRSFTTTDLMPHLGTVPADEGLTGASGERFHQAGLSIRFGLENLLETYAGVFDGETSAQVDLAGKLTVFDVSQLPDAGPAIPTVMAVGHQWLLGRLLRERGFITNVVYEEGWHMIGGPSARLVKSNQKLSRALGISNWFVMHKGTDIPKESEGYTVIQEAQTIYAYRQDRPEDARWVQETFNLAPDTADLLMNLRPGHCIFKYGSNPETHMRHLRSRWEAAVTNTDTGMAGTGAEPHDDAEA; this is translated from the coding sequence ATGAGCAGCACCACGAACACCCCCTCGACACCGCCCTGGTACGCGAACGTCCCCGGATTGCGCTTCCTCGCCCCGCCCACGATTGCGCGTGATACTGACGCCTCCACCCCGGGGTCCTCGGACGCCGGCATCGAGGTCGCGCCTTTCGACCTGCCTGGCGGGCAGCTGAGGCTCTCGCCCCGAGCGGCGAGTGGAGGCTGGTACGCCCCGCGTCTGACGGGGTCGCCGACGACGACGAAGCAGGCGGAGATCCTCAACACCGCAGTCATCGGCAACCCCACGGGGGACGAGGGCGTCGTCAACGGCCGGGACAACCTCTCGCAGTCGATGATCTCCTTCGACGCCCCGACGGCATACAACACGGCGCCGGAGCGGCTCATCTCCTCGCCGAACGTGATCGTCCTCGGCACGGTCGGCTACGGGAAGTCGTCGCTGACGAAGACCGTGGGTGTCGCCCGTCCGTTGGGGCTCGCGCATCGCCGAGCGGTCGTGTTCGACAAGAAGGACGAGGGCGGCGCCGGCGAGTACACGGGCATGGCGCACCACCTCGGCGCGGAACCGCTGCGCTTCGACCCGGCCGGGGGAGGGGTGCGCCTCAACCTGCTGGATCCGCTCATCATGCGGGGGTCGGGGCTGCAGGGGCAGATGGAGCTCATCAACGCTGTGGCGCGCATCGCGCGGAACGACGTGGCGGCGACGGAGTGGGAGGAGAAGGCGACCCGCTTCGCGCTGCGGCAGATGTACGCCGACCACGAGACGTCGACCCGGTCGTTCACGACGACGGACCTCATGCCGCACCTCGGCACGGTGCCGGCCGACGAGGGCCTGACCGGTGCCTCGGGTGAGCGCTTCCATCAGGCGGGTCTGTCGATCCGGTTCGGGTTGGAGAACCTGCTCGAGACGTATGCCGGTGTCTTCGATGGCGAGACGTCGGCGCAGGTGGACCTCGCGGGCAAGCTCACCGTGTTCGACGTCTCGCAGCTGCCCGATGCCGGTCCGGCCATCCCCACCGTCATGGCCGTAGGGCACCAGTGGCTGCTCGGGCGGCTGCTCCGCGAGAGGGGCTTCATCACGAACGTGGTCTACGAGGAGGGCTGGCACATGATCGGCGGCCCGTCGGCGCGCCTGGTGAAGTCGAACCAGAAGCTCTCCCGGGCGCTGGGGATCTCGAACTGGTTCGTCATGCACAAGGGCACCGACATCCCCAAGGAGTCCGAGGGCTACACGGTGATCCAGGAGGCCCAGACGATCTACGCCTACCGGCAGGACCGCCCCGAGGACGCGCGGTGGGTGCAGGAGACCTTCAACCTCGCACCGGACACCGCGGACCTGCTCATGAATCTCCGTCCCGGGCACTGCATCTTCAAGTACGGCTCGAACCCCGAGACGCACATGCGCCACCTCCGCTCGCGATGGGAGGCCGCGGTCACGAACACGGACACCGGCATGGCCGGCACCGGCGCCGAGCCCCACGATGACGCCGAGGCGTGA
- a CDS encoding type IV secretory system conjugative DNA transfer family protein has protein sequence MTRANALTGALIGMLLGAVFLGVHIGAELAGIGEAYSWNAAQLGIEFIRGAPWPGTAATIATIVFVVFALAGFTAVLMWSARRTARRRNKASIKLMSATPENAILRRRARSAEARRLHPTAPHVGPGQKVARLIGTRTWIYQGWEETGVYLFGTRRGKTSGVVVRHVVEAPGAVIMTSNKVDGVGQVLRGRRGRGQAYVFDPNRIYRHEAGPDFVFNPLEYVASTEDARELAEIFEASTRKEGDRGGDPQFDEPGRDMLAYFLLAAALDELPLSRVYRWITKQDADAVVEILNRHGKRGPAETLLGIEKWADRTRQSVYATSQRMAGALAYDELLEWTSANGVRRFDVDAFVRSEDVLVLLSKDGVGSAGAILTSLVRAVCKTGERVAQRSGGRLPVPLVIELDECANIVRWPALPFVYSFYGSLGMPINTYFQSKDQAVEAFGQNGWGAIWGAAVTRVFGGGAMDPDFLRGLSSLIGERDEVTYSGSMQDTGGSSTSTSTRRIPILSVDDLANLPLWRAVVFNSNTRPVIVDALPWFRDTRMRSLITGRSRTSTTAACSLLADCKADDE, from the coding sequence ATGACGCGTGCGAACGCGCTGACGGGGGCACTCATCGGGATGCTCCTCGGTGCTGTATTCCTCGGTGTCCACATCGGCGCGGAGCTCGCCGGGATCGGGGAGGCGTACTCGTGGAACGCAGCGCAGCTCGGGATCGAGTTCATCCGTGGTGCTCCGTGGCCAGGTACGGCGGCCACCATCGCGACCATCGTATTCGTCGTCTTCGCTCTGGCGGGGTTCACGGCCGTTTTGATGTGGTCGGCGCGACGAACGGCGCGACGGCGTAACAAGGCGTCGATCAAGCTGATGTCCGCGACGCCCGAGAACGCGATCCTGCGCCGACGTGCGCGGTCTGCAGAGGCCCGGCGGCTGCACCCGACGGCACCGCACGTAGGACCTGGGCAAAAGGTGGCCCGCCTCATCGGTACTCGGACATGGATCTACCAGGGCTGGGAGGAGACGGGCGTGTACCTGTTCGGGACCCGTCGAGGGAAGACATCGGGCGTCGTCGTCCGCCATGTCGTCGAGGCGCCCGGGGCGGTGATCATGACGTCCAACAAGGTCGACGGCGTGGGGCAGGTCCTGCGTGGTCGCCGCGGGCGCGGCCAGGCGTACGTCTTCGACCCGAACCGGATCTACCGGCACGAGGCGGGTCCCGACTTCGTGTTCAACCCGCTTGAGTACGTGGCCTCAACGGAGGACGCGCGCGAGCTCGCGGAGATCTTCGAGGCATCGACGCGAAAGGAGGGCGACCGCGGAGGGGATCCGCAGTTCGACGAGCCGGGCCGCGACATGCTCGCCTACTTCCTCCTCGCGGCCGCGCTCGATGAGCTGCCGCTGTCCAGGGTGTATCGGTGGATCACGAAGCAGGATGCCGACGCAGTGGTGGAGATCCTCAACCGCCACGGGAAGCGAGGGCCGGCGGAGACACTGCTGGGCATCGAGAAGTGGGCCGACCGGACGCGTCAGAGCGTCTACGCGACATCGCAGCGCATGGCCGGCGCGCTCGCGTACGACGAGCTGCTCGAGTGGACGTCCGCGAACGGGGTGCGCCGGTTCGACGTCGATGCCTTTGTGCGCTCCGAGGACGTGCTAGTGCTGCTCTCTAAAGACGGCGTCGGGTCCGCCGGTGCCATCCTGACGTCACTGGTCCGCGCCGTCTGCAAGACCGGCGAGCGGGTCGCCCAGCGCTCAGGCGGCCGGCTCCCAGTCCCGCTGGTGATCGAGCTCGACGAGTGCGCCAACATCGTGCGGTGGCCGGCGCTACCTTTCGTCTACTCGTTCTACGGCTCGCTGGGCATGCCGATCAACACCTATTTCCAGTCGAAGGACCAGGCGGTCGAAGCGTTCGGGCAGAACGGGTGGGGAGCGATCTGGGGTGCCGCGGTGACCCGCGTCTTCGGAGGCGGCGCGATGGATCCGGACTTCCTGCGCGGCCTGTCGAGTCTGATCGGGGAGCGCGACGAGGTGACGTACAGCGGATCCATGCAGGACACGGGTGGGTCGTCGACGTCAACGAGCACCAGGCGGATCCCGATCCTCTCGGTCGATGACCTGGCCAATCTGCCTCTGTGGCGGGCGGTGGTGTTCAACTCGAACACCCGGCCGGTGATCGTGGACGCGTTGCCGTGGTTCCGCGACACTCGCATGCGGTCGCTGATCACGGGCCGCTCTCGCACGTCGACGACGGCTGCTTGCAGTCTGCTAGCTGACTGCAAGGCGGATGACGAGTGA
- a CDS encoding DUF4913 domain-containing protein — translation MDWVIEHCSIVEYVWSEKRPAWCPQWWKHPEAVERLFALWTARTQAYANDDDLAAVSSWWVYHWDHHAPILFDSRTGPFRNCDRALGHLHDFDGRRTPAVDAERPPAGWQRSVQAP, via the coding sequence GTGGACTGGGTGATCGAGCACTGCTCGATCGTCGAGTACGTGTGGAGCGAGAAGCGCCCAGCATGGTGCCCGCAGTGGTGGAAGCACCCGGAAGCCGTCGAGCGCCTGTTCGCGCTGTGGACGGCCCGCACGCAGGCATATGCCAACGACGACGACCTCGCGGCTGTCTCGTCCTGGTGGGTCTACCACTGGGACCACCACGCGCCGATCCTGTTCGACTCGCGCACGGGGCCCTTCCGCAACTGCGATAGGGCGCTCGGGCACCTGCACGACTTCGACGGCAGACGAACACCAGCGGTCGATGCCGAACGGCCGCCGGCTGGCTGGCAACGCTCGGTGCAGGCGCCGTAG
- the mobF gene encoding MobF family relaxase yields MTMHILSAGDGYAYYTSEIATGDVPREAGRELGDYYTAEGNPPGVWMGSGLDALGVSGAVTDEQMKALYGEGLHPDAERIIAEAQAAGASVDEATAAAKLGRAYYAYGAGGSDLREKIDEGYARFERMNHREPDAAERRAIRAREGARAFRAAKGREPADAEELGRYITAASRPTQQAVAGFDLVFSPAKSVSTLWGLGDDETRRAIEQAHEDAIADTVKYLEREALATRAGRNGVAQIDVDGGIIATRFRHYDSRTGDPQLHDHLVVANKVKGSDGKWRTIDSKLLHRQGVAASEFYNSRVMERVCDALGVTTEHRVVTAGKRPVVEIAGIDQGLLVGFSTRSTDIRKQLAKLEREYTAEHARTPNQAARIKLAQQATLDTRPMKDSGRSLAALRDAWRARATEAVGRRTVRGLLASARAAAKDRAETARDPEALDVDEAARQVVEAVSEYHPVWGPHMIEAEARRYIQGARIAGIDVPEDAAEAITRRALGTDSLALTPDGPHGAFAPLTRRDGTSIYEHKGRQLFTSSTVLEAEDLLLDAARDRTVRPVSRDTFDRIAEEEQASSAHKLDAGQLALAGEFATSSTRLLVGSGPAGTGKTTALRITARAVEAEGGRLVALAPSAAAAQVIADALEVSAHTIHSFTYGLGSLAELNRHEGPIEGVDLSPGDVIVVDEAGMAGTVNLAKVVRAAELHGAHVRLIGDDRQLAAVEAGGALRLLERDVGSIKLDTIHRFRNPDGSTNTAEAAASERLRDPLQAGNPFAWYLGQGRIIAGDVDLMTGAVFGAWQDDVLAGKQSVMLAQRNETVAELNGRAQAFRMSDGTVTGRARAHLRDGLSAHRGDLIVSRVNSHELRTDRGRDRVKNGDRWSVDQVLRDGSLAVTHLGHGGRVVLPAEYVASSVELGYAATVHRAQGLTADTSHVLADSSTTRAMAYVAMTRGKESNRLYVEANDAQTMGDVLEQIANNSNGMLSAHETIRAEQTRVGDLVTLVDQYQDVAERADATRFERIARQAVGRRIARELLADEAWGALESALRRAERGGYDPVDALYQAWEKDTLDNARNKPAVLASRVDVDVRAYTNAFPPEPREEAVPTWIADRAPIHSRHTDPAWRAHLAERYDYLAARLEERGDTLAAEQPAWAKDLGAVPEDERRADWTRLAAEVDLFRRRYGIDERELDAVPVACREKTLGAELQSRVTDLHKATALRQRAAAAPLTLADRLREQKRVEAEARLEQLRRAGLIARAKSCDTIDPEYPSRDKDGARGDDGREF; encoded by the coding sequence ATGACGATGCACATCCTTTCCGCGGGGGACGGGTATGCGTACTACACGAGCGAAATCGCGACCGGTGATGTGCCCCGGGAAGCGGGCCGTGAGCTCGGCGACTACTACACCGCGGAGGGCAACCCTCCCGGCGTCTGGATGGGCTCTGGGCTCGACGCGCTGGGCGTCTCGGGCGCGGTCACCGATGAGCAGATGAAGGCGCTTTACGGCGAGGGACTGCACCCTGACGCGGAGCGCATCATCGCCGAAGCGCAGGCCGCCGGCGCGAGCGTGGACGAGGCGACCGCGGCAGCCAAGCTCGGCCGCGCGTACTACGCCTATGGCGCCGGCGGTAGCGACCTCCGCGAGAAGATCGACGAGGGATACGCCCGCTTCGAGCGCATGAACCACCGCGAGCCCGACGCCGCCGAGCGCCGCGCCATCCGCGCCCGCGAGGGCGCGCGGGCGTTCCGGGCCGCGAAGGGCCGCGAGCCCGCGGATGCGGAGGAGCTCGGCCGGTACATCACCGCCGCGTCGCGTCCGACGCAGCAGGCCGTGGCCGGCTTCGACCTCGTGTTCTCCCCCGCCAAGAGCGTCTCCACGCTGTGGGGCCTCGGCGACGACGAGACCCGCCGCGCGATCGAGCAGGCCCACGAAGACGCCATCGCCGACACGGTGAAGTACCTCGAGCGCGAGGCCCTTGCCACGCGCGCCGGCCGCAACGGCGTCGCGCAGATCGACGTCGACGGCGGGATCATCGCGACCCGGTTCCGGCACTACGACTCCCGCACCGGCGACCCGCAGCTGCACGACCACCTCGTCGTCGCGAACAAGGTCAAGGGCTCCGACGGCAAGTGGCGCACCATCGACTCCAAGCTCCTCCACCGCCAGGGCGTGGCCGCATCCGAGTTCTACAACTCGCGCGTGATGGAGCGGGTTTGTGACGCCCTCGGCGTCACCACCGAGCACCGCGTCGTAACCGCCGGCAAGCGACCCGTGGTCGAGATCGCGGGCATCGATCAGGGCCTCCTCGTAGGCTTCTCGACCCGCTCGACCGACATCCGCAAGCAGCTCGCCAAGCTCGAGCGGGAGTACACCGCCGAGCACGCGCGCACCCCCAACCAGGCGGCCCGCATCAAGCTCGCGCAACAGGCGACCCTCGACACCCGCCCCATGAAGGACAGCGGCCGATCCCTCGCCGCGCTCCGCGACGCGTGGCGCGCACGAGCGACCGAGGCTGTCGGGAGGCGCACGGTACGGGGCCTTCTCGCGAGCGCACGGGCGGCCGCGAAGGACCGCGCCGAGACCGCCCGAGACCCGGAGGCGCTCGATGTCGACGAGGCAGCCAGGCAGGTCGTGGAGGCGGTGTCCGAGTACCACCCCGTCTGGGGCCCGCACATGATCGAGGCCGAGGCACGCCGCTACATCCAGGGCGCGCGCATCGCCGGCATCGACGTCCCTGAGGACGCCGCGGAGGCCATCACCCGCCGCGCGCTCGGCACGGACTCCCTCGCCCTCACCCCGGACGGCCCGCACGGCGCATTCGCCCCGCTCACGCGCCGCGACGGCACCAGTATCTACGAGCACAAGGGCCGGCAGCTCTTCACCTCGAGCACCGTCCTCGAGGCGGAAGACCTGCTGCTGGACGCCGCCCGCGACCGCACCGTCCGACCCGTCAGCCGCGACACCTTCGACCGCATTGCCGAGGAGGAACAGGCCAGCAGCGCACACAAGCTCGACGCCGGACAGCTCGCCCTCGCCGGGGAGTTCGCGACATCCAGCACCCGCCTGCTCGTCGGATCCGGCCCTGCCGGCACCGGCAAGACCACGGCACTCCGCATCACCGCGCGCGCAGTCGAGGCCGAGGGCGGCCGGCTCGTCGCGCTCGCCCCGTCGGCCGCCGCCGCGCAGGTCATAGCCGACGCGCTCGAGGTCTCCGCCCACACCATCCACTCGTTCACCTACGGTCTCGGGTCGCTCGCTGAGCTCAACCGACACGAGGGCCCGATCGAGGGCGTCGACCTCTCCCCCGGAGACGTGATCGTCGTCGACGAGGCCGGCATGGCCGGCACCGTCAACCTCGCCAAGGTCGTCCGTGCCGCCGAACTCCACGGCGCCCACGTCCGGCTCATCGGCGACGACCGCCAGCTCGCCGCCGTCGAAGCCGGCGGCGCACTCCGCCTCCTCGAGCGCGATGTCGGGTCCATCAAGCTCGACACCATCCACCGCTTCCGGAACCCCGACGGCAGCACGAACACCGCCGAGGCGGCAGCCTCGGAGCGACTGCGAGATCCCCTGCAGGCCGGTAACCCGTTCGCCTGGTACCTCGGCCAAGGCCGCATCATCGCCGGCGACGTCGACCTGATGACCGGCGCCGTGTTCGGCGCCTGGCAGGACGACGTCCTCGCCGGCAAGCAGTCCGTGATGCTCGCACAACGGAACGAGACCGTGGCCGAGCTCAACGGCCGCGCACAGGCGTTCCGCATGAGCGACGGCACCGTCACCGGCCGCGCCAGAGCCCACCTCCGCGACGGACTCAGCGCGCACAGGGGCGACCTCATCGTCAGCCGCGTCAACTCCCACGAGCTCCGCACCGATCGCGGCCGCGACCGCGTGAAGAACGGCGACCGGTGGAGCGTCGACCAGGTCCTCCGCGACGGATCCCTCGCCGTGACCCACCTCGGCCACGGCGGACGCGTCGTCCTGCCGGCCGAATACGTCGCCAGCAGCGTCGAGCTCGGCTACGCCGCCACCGTCCACCGCGCCCAGGGCCTCACCGCGGACACCTCCCACGTCCTCGCCGACAGCTCTACGACACGCGCCATGGCCTACGTGGCCATGACCCGGGGCAAGGAGTCGAACCGCCTCTACGTTGAGGCGAACGACGCGCAGACGATGGGCGACGTCCTCGAGCAGATTGCCAACAACTCCAACGGCATGCTCAGCGCGCATGAGACCATCCGTGCCGAGCAGACCCGCGTCGGAGATCTCGTCACGCTGGTCGACCAGTACCAGGACGTCGCCGAGCGCGCCGACGCCACCCGGTTCGAGCGCATCGCCCGGCAGGCCGTCGGCCGCCGCATCGCTCGCGAGCTCCTCGCCGACGAGGCGTGGGGCGCACTCGAATCCGCCCTCCGCCGCGCCGAGCGCGGCGGCTACGACCCGGTCGACGCCCTGTACCAGGCGTGGGAGAAGGACACGCTCGACAACGCCCGCAACAAGCCGGCCGTGCTCGCCTCCCGCGTCGACGTCGACGTGCGCGCCTACACCAACGCCTTCCCGCCGGAGCCGCGCGAGGAAGCCGTGCCAACCTGGATCGCCGATCGCGCACCCATCCACTCCCGGCACACCGACCCTGCGTGGCGGGCACACCTCGCCGAACGGTACGACTACCTCGCCGCCCGCCTCGAGGAGCGCGGCGACACCCTCGCCGCTGAACAGCCGGCATGGGCAAAGGATCTCGGCGCCGTGCCCGAGGACGAGCGGCGCGCGGACTGGACCCGCCTTGCGGCAGAGGTCGACCTGTTCCGGCGCCGGTACGGCATCGACGAGAGGGAGCTCGACGCGGTGCCCGTCGCATGCCGCGAGAAGACGCTCGGTGCCGAGCTGCAGAGCCGCGTGACGGACCTCCACAAGGCGACTGCGCTCCGGCAGCGGGCCGCAGCGGCGCCGCTCACACTTGCCGACAGGCTCCGCGAGCAGAAGCGGGTCGAGGCCGAAGCCCGCCTTGAGCAGCTCCGGAGGGCCGGCCTCATCGCCCGCGCAAAGAGCTGCGACACCATCGACCCGGAGTACCCGTCCCGTGACAAAGATGGTGCCCGAGGGGATGACGGCCGCGAGTTCTAG
- a CDS encoding Fic/DOC family protein, whose translation MAAERDLWAGYFYPETYDPLAMTGTLRNHFGERDRDVLAGLEYAATIDRLTELMSGQVDIPRTFDADHVRAIHRHLFQDVYDWAGEYRTVPIYKGTPVGFADVSSGAIDRYLTDVHRLVDATTSMELDREGFGERAAMVFAYLNQAHPFREGNGRTSKVFMEHVAELSSFTLEYDRVDPDVWNEASKWSGPDLFAYEPHPAELVPIFQQMAVDRAVDRAPEAAPGEGGRDRRAQRDLAALRAAQGQASAPTPRTVPPEPARYENPTVREPARGAGEREQ comes from the coding sequence ATGGCAGCGGAACGGGACCTGTGGGCGGGGTACTTCTACCCGGAGACCTACGACCCACTCGCCATGACCGGTACTCTGCGCAACCACTTCGGTGAACGCGACCGTGACGTCCTAGCAGGGCTTGAGTACGCGGCGACGATCGACCGTCTGACCGAGCTGATGAGCGGGCAGGTCGACATCCCCCGGACGTTCGACGCCGACCATGTGCGCGCGATCCACCGCCACCTCTTCCAGGACGTCTACGACTGGGCCGGCGAGTACCGGACGGTCCCCATCTACAAGGGCACTCCTGTCGGCTTCGCCGACGTCTCGAGCGGCGCCATCGACCGCTACCTCACCGACGTGCATCGCCTCGTCGACGCGACAACGTCGATGGAGCTGGACCGTGAGGGCTTCGGGGAACGCGCCGCAATGGTGTTCGCCTACCTCAACCAGGCGCATCCCTTCCGGGAGGGCAACGGGCGCACGTCCAAGGTCTTCATGGAGCACGTCGCCGAGCTCTCGAGCTTCACGCTCGAGTACGACCGCGTGGATCCCGACGTGTGGAACGAGGCGTCGAAGTGGTCTGGTCCTGACTTGTTCGCGTACGAGCCGCATCCCGCGGAGCTCGTCCCCATCTTCCAGCAGATGGCCGTCGATCGAGCCGTCGATCGCGCGCCCGAGGCTGCCCCGGGAGAGGGCGGGCGCGACAGACGCGCCCAGCGCGATCTAGCTGCCCTCCGCGCGGCCCAAGGGCAGGCGTCTGCCCCGACCCCACGTACAGTCCCGCCCGAGCCAGCACGGTATGAGAACCCGACCGTGCGTGAGCCTGCGCGTGGCGCCGGGGAGCGCGAGCAGTAG